The Bradyrhizobium ottawaense genome window below encodes:
- a CDS encoding ribose-phosphate pyrophosphokinase yields MSTIALQTLPGGSDTAKRLAARLGLACSEIAVHRFPDGELRVAVAPAADITILYAPLDQPNDKLIALLFAAEALRRNGAKRLVLVAPYLCYMRQDAAFHPGEAISQRAMGNLLATTVDRIVTVDAHLHRTPDIRSVFPGIEAENLSAMPAIANALATSGIDPATIVIGPDRESEPWVNDIASRLRLQHTVAQKSRHGDRSVAISFADPGLLAGRPALLVDDIVSSGTTLMAAAKALTAMGATAVDAVITHALFPPAMTVAFASAGIRSIRSTDSVPHPTNAISLDESLAAALRSELTTTLPPETRP; encoded by the coding sequence GTGAGCACGATCGCGCTTCAGACCCTGCCCGGCGGCAGCGATACGGCAAAGCGCCTCGCGGCGCGGCTCGGGCTTGCCTGCAGCGAGATCGCCGTGCATCGTTTTCCGGACGGCGAGCTGCGCGTCGCCGTCGCGCCGGCGGCCGACATCACAATCCTCTATGCCCCGCTCGACCAACCCAACGACAAGCTGATCGCCCTGCTGTTCGCTGCGGAGGCGCTGCGACGCAACGGCGCGAAGCGGCTGGTGCTGGTCGCGCCCTATCTCTGCTACATGCGGCAGGATGCTGCATTTCATCCGGGCGAGGCCATCAGCCAGCGGGCCATGGGCAATCTGCTTGCAACGACCGTGGACCGTATCGTCACCGTGGATGCGCATTTGCACCGCACCCCCGATATCAGATCGGTCTTTCCGGGTATCGAAGCGGAGAACCTGTCCGCCATGCCAGCGATCGCGAACGCGCTGGCGACGAGCGGCATCGATCCCGCGACAATCGTGATCGGACCCGACAGGGAGTCCGAGCCCTGGGTGAACGACATCGCGAGCCGGCTGCGACTGCAGCACACGGTGGCGCAAAAGTCGCGGCACGGCGATCGTTCCGTGGCAATCAGTTTTGCCGATCCCGGCCTGCTCGCGGGACGGCCGGCGCTGCTGGTGGATGACATCGTCTCCTCCGGGACGACGCTGATGGCCGCGGCGAAGGCCCTGACGGCGATGGGCGCCACCGCCGTCGATGCGGTCATCACGCACGCGCTGTTTCCACCCGCGATGACCGTCGCGTTCGCCAGCGCCGGCATCCGGTCAATCCGCTCGACCGACAGCGTTCCGCATCCGACCAACGCGATTTCCCTCGACGAGAGTCTCGCGGCCGCCTTGCGGTCCGAGCTGACGACGACACTTCCTCCGGAGACGAGGCCATGA
- a CDS encoding MBL fold metallo-hydrolase — translation MSITVRFCGAARTVTGSSYLFQTATGRFLVDCGLFQGQKTLKELNYGAFPFRPADIDAVLLTHAHIDHSGLLPKLVRAGFDGPILATRGTIDLCSYMLPDAGSIQESEVTQLNRRNASRGRKQVAPIYTQADAIASLQSFRAVDYERWTDVIPGVRARYWNAGHLLGSASIELEIAERGAPRPLRVLLSGDVGPEAKLLQPDPEAPADFDYVISESTYGDRLREATTPELRRKHLAAEVRDAATAGGALLMPAFAVERTQELIVDLVDLMEHGEIPTAPIFLDSPLAIRATEVFRRHAESLDPSVDAARLLNSPHLKFTETADESKAIMRLSGFHIIIAASGMCDAGRIRHHLKRWLWNERATVLLAGFQANGTLGRFLQNGAKAVRIQGEEIKVAARIRMIDEYSGHADGAGIASWIAARRPISRGLFLVHGEEGAIAGLAGRVAERIVPAARVYQPVLDDIYELAAPEPRVLDVDHRRRLAPEAVTRLDWHNEMSELMLDINDRVGAAADDRARGVIIRRLRRALEEKA, via the coding sequence ATGAGCATCACCGTTCGATTTTGCGGCGCCGCCCGCACCGTGACCGGTTCGAGCTATCTGTTCCAGACCGCGACCGGCCGCTTCCTGGTCGATTGCGGCCTGTTCCAGGGCCAGAAGACGCTGAAGGAGCTCAACTACGGCGCCTTTCCGTTCCGCCCCGCCGATATCGATGCCGTGCTGCTCACGCACGCCCATATCGACCATAGCGGTCTCTTGCCGAAGCTCGTGCGCGCGGGATTCGACGGACCGATCCTGGCGACGCGCGGCACGATCGACCTCTGCTCCTACATGTTGCCAGACGCCGGCAGCATCCAGGAATCGGAAGTCACGCAGCTCAACCGTCGCAATGCCTCGCGCGGACGAAAGCAGGTCGCGCCGATCTACACGCAGGCCGATGCCATTGCATCGCTGCAATCGTTTCGCGCGGTCGACTATGAACGCTGGACCGACGTGATCCCGGGCGTCCGCGCGCGCTACTGGAACGCCGGCCATCTGCTCGGCTCGGCCTCGATCGAGCTCGAAATCGCCGAACGGGGCGCGCCACGTCCACTGCGCGTGCTGCTGTCCGGCGATGTCGGGCCGGAGGCCAAGCTGCTGCAGCCCGATCCCGAGGCGCCGGCCGATTTCGACTACGTCATCTCGGAATCGACCTACGGCGACCGGCTTCGCGAGGCCACCACACCTGAGCTCCGCCGCAAGCACCTCGCGGCCGAGGTGCGCGATGCCGCGACGGCCGGCGGCGCGCTGTTGATGCCTGCCTTCGCGGTCGAGCGCACCCAGGAGCTGATCGTCGATCTCGTCGACCTGATGGAGCACGGCGAGATTCCGACCGCACCAATCTTCCTCGATTCTCCGCTCGCGATCCGCGCCACCGAAGTGTTTCGCCGCCATGCCGAGAGCCTCGACCCGTCCGTCGATGCCGCGCGCCTGCTCAACTCGCCGCATCTCAAATTCACCGAGACCGCGGACGAAAGCAAGGCGATCATGCGCCTGTCCGGATTCCATATCATCATCGCCGCGAGCGGCATGTGCGACGCCGGCCGCATTCGCCATCATCTGAAGCGCTGGCTGTGGAACGAGCGCGCGACGGTGCTGCTCGCCGGCTTCCAGGCCAACGGCACGCTCGGCCGCTTCCTCCAGAACGGAGCCAAGGCCGTGCGGATCCAGGGCGAGGAGATCAAGGTCGCGGCTCGCATCCGCATGATCGACGAATATTCCGGCCATGCCGACGGCGCCGGCATCGCCAGCTGGATCGCGGCGCGCCGACCCATTTCCCGCGGGCTGTTCCTGGTCCATGGCGAGGAAGGCGCGATCGCGGGCCTCGCCGGACGCGTCGCCGAGCGCATCGTTCCGGCGGCCAGGGTCTACCAGCCGGTGCTCGACGATATCTACGAGCTCGCCGCGCCCGAACCGCGCGTGCTCGACGTCGATCACCGCCGGCGGCTCGCGCCGGAGGCCGTGACCCGTCTCGACTGGCACAACGAGATGTCGGAGCTCATGCTCGACATCAACGACAGGGTTGGGGCAGCCGCCGACGACCGCGCCCGCGGCGTCATCATCCGAAGGCTGCGCCGCGCGCTGGAGGAGAAGGCGTGA